A DNA window from Gemella massiliensis contains the following coding sequences:
- a CDS encoding sulfurtransferase, protein MTKFDFRKLVDVEYLSQNRDNDNLVVIDARGGMLEEGALMYDRATVVDWTNISLLGEFGGEELGKLLTKENYQQIFSKLNITPDSEVIVYGFTMPDQGFGDEGRIIYTFNYVGFDNVKIIDGGFKQVEKLGFNKKYNPKQDRIDVSDIERKEAVNNRKAIFTDELLSLIGKEDVQIIDTRLEVEYNGRVIYGENKAGHIPNAISLPFNSLVDENGFIKTRTELEKYVENKGLDKHKQLITYCTTGVRAAYVAIILEELGYSVRNYEPSFAKYANVGEVENK, encoded by the coding sequence ATGACAAAATTTGATTTTAGAAAATTAGTGGATGTAGAGTATTTATCGCAAAATAGAGATAACGATAATCTTGTCGTGATTGATGCACGCGGCGGAATGTTGGAAGAAGGTGCATTAATGTATGATAGAGCAACTGTTGTCGATTGGACGAATATTAGTTTGCTTGGAGAGTTCGGAGGGGAAGAATTAGGGAAATTATTAACTAAGGAAAATTATCAACAAATTTTTTCAAAACTTAATATTACCCCTGATTCAGAAGTAATAGTTTACGGATTTACAATGCCCGATCAAGGTTTTGGTGATGAAGGGCGTATTATATATACATTTAATTATGTAGGCTTCGATAATGTGAAAATAATTGACGGTGGATTTAAGCAAGTAGAAAAATTAGGTTTTAATAAAAAATATAATCCGAAACAAGATAGAATAGATGTAAGTGATATTGAAAGAAAAGAGGCTGTTAATAATAGAAAAGCTATTTTTACAGATGAACTGTTATCTTTGATAGGAAAAGAAGATGTTCAAATTATTGATACACGTTTGGAAGTAGAATATAATGGAAGAGTAATTTATGGAGAAAATAAAGCAGGGCATATACCTAATGCTATATCATTGCCGTTTAATTCATTAGTAGATGAAAATGGTTTTATAAAAACAAGAACAGAGTTGGAGAAGTATGTAGAAAACAAAGGGTTGGATAAACATAAACAGTTGATTACATATTGCACTACCGGTGTTCGTGCTGCGTATGTTGCAATTATTTTAGAAGAATTAGGTTATAGTGTAAGAAATTATGAACCTTCATTTGCAAAATATGCCAATGTTGGAGAAGTAGAAAATAAGTAA
- a CDS encoding GNAT family N-acetyltransferase, with amino-acid sequence MIRKATKEDKKVLEGLGEFIESLEIDILKEVSMKTFQEILNYVFESEEDRFSHKYCTVYEENGEILGFSFGYHYNKLDEMRDFWFNDAGKRFDLQPETIIFDYDELLPNEYYLDTLYVFSDSRGKGVGNKLLTQFVKENYSLKSLNVAQSNHGARRLYESYGFKKDCEIYIGHEHYDHMIVKK; translated from the coding sequence ATGATAAGAAAAGCTACTAAAGAAGATAAGAAGGTACTTGAAGGGCTTGGTGAGTTTATTGAATCATTGGAGATTGATATACTAAAAGAAGTATCGATGAAAACATTTCAAGAAATTTTAAATTACGTTTTTGAATCGGAAGAAGATAGGTTTAGTCATAAATATTGTACAGTTTACGAAGAAAATGGGGAAATACTTGGATTTTCATTTGGTTACCATTATAATAAATTAGATGAAATGAGAGATTTTTGGTTTAATGATGCAGGGAAAAGGTTTGATCTACAACCTGAAACAATTATTTTTGATTATGATGAATTGCTGCCTAATGAATATTATTTGGATACATTGTATGTTTTTAGCGACAGTCGTGGAAAAGGTGTTGGCAATAAGTTACTTACGCAGTTTGTAAAAGAGAACTATAGTTTAAAAAGTCTAAATGTGGCACAATCGAATCATGGAGCAAGAAGACTGTATGAAAGTTACGGTTTTAAAAAAGATTGTGAAATATATATCGGTCATGAACATTATGATCATATGATTGTAAAAAAATAA
- a CDS encoding Na+/H+ antiporter NhaC family protein, protein MNENNKIKPNGLALLPFIIFVGMYLGVGIILTLNGDKLGFYTVPAYISTIVGIIAAFILFRDSVNKKFEQLVAGCGESNIIIMCLVFLLAGAFSKVTANMGSVDSVVNLGLTYIPPQFLAAGVFIIASFVSFSIGTSVGTVATMGAIVFELASKTGISPALMLATLLCGAMFGDGLTVISMTTIASTKILNIDINSKFKNHLKLVVPAFVLTVILLLVFGSPKDIGNINIGDFSFVKIIPYIFVLVVALIGVNVFMVLTCGIILSGMIGIATKDFTLLKFTTSINEGFMGVIDVLIFSLLIGGLAYMVQQHGGIEWLNVNLKKFIKGKKSAQIVSLLMMMIVNIALANNTVSVIITGAVLGDVSKNFKVDPRKMSSIVCVAACVTQGLIPYGAQALMVTSYSNGAVAPVHLIPYLWYFFLLILSTVISVFIPFDKDKTEWDYETHAPVASTKA, encoded by the coding sequence ATGAATGAGAATAACAAAATTAAACCCAATGGATTGGCTTTATTGCCATTTATAATATTCGTTGGTATGTATTTAGGGGTCGGTATTATCCTAACACTTAATGGAGATAAGTTAGGATTTTACACCGTTCCCGCTTATATTTCTACTATTGTCGGTATTATTGCAGCCTTTATTTTATTTAGAGATTCAGTTAATAAAAAATTTGAACAACTTGTTGCAGGTTGTGGGGAGTCCAACATTATTATTATGTGTCTTGTTTTCTTGTTGGCAGGTGCTTTTTCAAAAGTTACCGCCAATATGGGTAGCGTAGATTCTGTTGTTAACCTTGGACTAACATACATCCCACCTCAATTTTTAGCGGCCGGAGTATTTATTATTGCTTCTTTCGTTTCCTTTTCTATCGGAACAAGCGTCGGTACCGTCGCTACCATGGGAGCAATAGTCTTTGAGCTTGCCAGTAAAACCGGCATCTCTCCTGCATTGATGCTCGCTACTCTTTTGTGCGGTGCAATGTTTGGGGACGGATTAACTGTAATCTCTATGACAACTATTGCATCAACTAAAATCTTAAATATAGATATTAATTCAAAATTTAAAAATCATCTAAAATTAGTTGTCCCAGCTTTCGTGTTAACCGTGATTTTACTACTTGTTTTCGGTTCTCCAAAAGATATCGGGAACATTAATATAGGTGACTTCAGTTTTGTAAAAATTATTCCATATATTTTTGTTTTAGTCGTCGCCTTGATCGGCGTCAACGTCTTCATGGTATTAACCTGTGGAATTATTTTATCAGGTATGATTGGTATTGCAACCAAAGACTTTACCCTTTTAAAATTTACTACCAGTATTAATGAAGGGTTTATGGGAGTCATCGATGTATTAATATTCTCTTTACTTATCGGTGGGCTTGCTTATATGGTTCAGCAACACGGGGGTATAGAATGGCTAAATGTTAACTTGAAAAAATTTATAAAAGGAAAAAAATCTGCACAAATCGTATCATTATTAATGATGATGATTGTTAACATCGCTTTAGCCAACAATACTGTATCGGTTATTATAACCGGAGCAGTTCTTGGCGACGTTTCTAAAAATTTCAAAGTTGACCCTAGAAAAATGTCAAGTATCGTCTGCGTAGCCGCCTGTGTTACTCAAGGTCTTATTCCATATGGAGCACAAGCATTGATGGTAACCAGCTATTCTAACGGAGCAGTCGCTCCCGTTCATTTAATACCATATTTATGGTACTTCTTCTTATTGATATTAAGTACGGTAATTTCTGTATTTATTCCGTTTGATAAAGATAAGACAGAATGGGATTATGAAACACACGCTCCAGTAGCAAGCACTAAAGCATAA
- a CDS encoding phosphate/phosphite/phosphonate ABC transporter substrate-binding protein, with protein MSKIKVGAVVYAPQVTVIWGIIADYFKEAGMEIETVFFKDYRSQDKALLDGEVDIIWNSPLAFVECDIKSNSKATYSYMRDTDQDRTSCFLTKKDSGIKTTEDLRGKTIGFGAVDSPQARLIPIQHLRENGLEYNKDYKEVTFDVALGLDGDHEGGEYDALEALRRGEVDACVTTDNNRRSWELSGKLDPNQIIVCSTTGLYDHCIFSVREGFPKDLLEKWEQILSAMDYNNPKHKEMMDMEGLKKWVPGRRSGFTLLEKAVDYLKYFD; from the coding sequence ATGAGTAAGATAAAAGTAGGAGCTGTTGTTTATGCTCCACAGGTAACTGTTATTTGGGGAATTATCGCTGACTATTTTAAAGAAGCCGGCATGGAAATTGAAACAGTATTCTTCAAAGATTATCGTTCTCAAGATAAAGCACTTTTAGACGGCGAAGTAGATATTATTTGGAACTCTCCTTTAGCATTTGTTGAGTGTGACATAAAATCTAACTCAAAAGCTACTTATAGCTATATGAGAGATACTGACCAAGACAGAACCAGTTGTTTCCTTACTAAAAAAGACAGCGGTATAAAAACTACCGAAGATTTACGTGGAAAAACAATCGGCTTCGGAGCCGTTGATTCACCTCAAGCCCGTTTGATACCGATTCAACATCTTAGAGAAAACGGCCTTGAGTATAATAAAGATTACAAAGAAGTAACTTTTGATGTTGCTTTAGGTTTAGACGGTGACCACGAAGGTGGAGAGTATGATGCATTGGAAGCACTAAGACGCGGTGAAGTAGATGCTTGTGTAACAACTGATAATAACCGTCGTTCATGGGAACTTAGCGGTAAATTAGATCCTAACCAAATTATAGTTTGTTCTACTACCGGACTATATGACCACTGTATATTCTCTGTAAGAGAAGGATTCCCTAAAGATCTATTAGAAAAATGGGAACAAATTCTTTCTGCTATGGATTATAACAATCCTAAACATAAAGAAATGATGGACATGGAAGGTCTTAAAAAATGGGTTCCGGGCAGACGCTCAGGCTTTACCCTATTAGAAAAAGCTGTTGATTATTTAAAATATTTTGATTAA
- a CDS encoding acyl-CoA dehydrogenase family protein: MDTLYNTAKEFGKTHLLPEAKDVDIKGRFPKEGIQALRDAGYFGLVIPTKYGGQGKGVLAHAEVCTGLAESCASASLCYMMSNVGSYCLSLYASEELKQEILPKVASGEIILGLAYSETGSGTHFYKPDMTEEPHDGYSILNGKKSFVTTAREADYYLTITKSIVDGTINLWLVPADSNGLTFDEAGWNGVGLRGNVSEQMYLKDTKVDHFYKIDGNGDGDRLIFVVGLASACAGISMAIADEAVRYTTSRKYTSGKSLAEIETVETHLGDLYSRAYAARETLFSAARSVDNNDEDAFKNCIAARVTSTKAAVENGHEGMRVCGGIGYVRNHLPMERLMRDSLAGQVMAPGIDVLRIWLGRLLADLDYLAIMK, encoded by the coding sequence ATGGACACATTATATAACACCGCAAAAGAATTCGGGAAAACTCATCTATTACCGGAAGCAAAAGATGTTGACATTAAAGGTCGTTTCCCAAAAGAAGGAATTCAAGCGCTAAGAGATGCCGGATATTTTGGACTGGTTATCCCTACTAAATACGGCGGACAAGGTAAAGGGGTATTAGCTCACGCCGAAGTATGTACCGGTCTAGCCGAAAGTTGTGCTTCCGCTTCATTATGCTATATGATGAGTAATGTAGGTTCATACTGTCTATCATTATATGCCAGCGAAGAATTAAAACAGGAAATTTTACCGAAAGTTGCTAGCGGAGAAATTATCTTAGGATTAGCTTACAGTGAAACCGGATCAGGCACACATTTTTACAAACCTGATATGACAGAAGAACCGCATGACGGTTACTCTATTCTAAATGGTAAAAAAAGCTTCGTAACTACTGCACGTGAAGCAGATTATTATTTAACTATTACAAAATCCATTGTGGACGGCACTATTAATTTGTGGCTTGTTCCTGCTGACAGCAACGGTTTAACATTTGATGAAGCCGGTTGGAATGGTGTCGGTTTACGCGGAAATGTTTCGGAACAAATGTATCTAAAAGATACTAAAGTTGACCATTTCTATAAAATAGACGGTAACGGTGACGGCGACAGACTTATCTTTGTTGTCGGTCTTGCATCGGCTTGTGCCGGAATTTCTATGGCTATTGCTGATGAAGCTGTTAGATACACAACATCAAGAAAATATACAAGCGGAAAATCTTTAGCCGAAATTGAAACTGTTGAAACTCATTTAGGTGATTTATATTCAAGAGCTTATGCTGCACGTGAAACACTGTTCTCAGCTGCTCGTAGCGTTGATAATAATGATGAAGACGCATTTAAAAATTGTATCGCAGCACGTGTTACATCTACAAAAGCAGCTGTTGAAAATGGGCACGAAGGAATGCGTGTTTGTGGCGGTATCGGATATGTTAGAAATCATCTACCTATGGAACGCTTAATGCGTGATTCTCTAGCGGGTCAAGTTATGGCTCCCGGTATTGATGTACTTCGTATTTGGCTTGGTAGATTACTTGCTGACTTAGATTATTTAGCAATCATGAAATAA
- the pepF gene encoding oligoendopeptidase F — MTELLRKDQKPENTWDLSSIFSTDEDFWKEFKAVENFIPQIKNYQGKVAQGAKELLEVFKTTEEWGLRLETIFIFAHLRNDQDSTDAVNKEMYAKASGLVAQYGAEWSFLTPELLAVDENKLNSYLNELDDLKIYKFELEKINKKRPHTLDKEQEKLIAMASEALNASDETFAALNNTDVIFDDVKDSDGNEHTLTHGTYGAYMESPDRELRKNTFFSLYSYFEKHINTLASTLGGNLKAKKYRADTHKYVSTRNHALSENLIPEEVYDNLVSVVNSHIDELHKYYKLHKKVIGYEDFRLYDRSVSMIDGEPIKFTFEEARDIVLEAVKPMGEEYVNDMRKAFEERWIDIYPNKGKRSGAYSWGGYKTKPFILLNFDGTLNDVYTLIHELGHSMHSYYTRKHQPVVYGGYSIFVAEVASTCNEALLTEYLYNKFEKEGNKEAMLRVLNQALQGFVGTVFRQTQFAEFEHMMNRHLQNGGALTAEFLNTEYLKLIKKYYGDVFEYDEEIKYEWSRVPHFYYNYYVYQYATGYSAAQALSRLILEDSKNAKIYIDEFLSKGDSNYPIAVLKNAGVDMSKPEAIESALQDFAEKIAKFEKLYFEK; from the coding sequence ATGACAGAATTATTAAGAAAAGATCAAAAACCGGAAAATACATGGGATTTATCCTCAATATTTTCAACTGACGAAGATTTTTGGAAAGAATTTAAAGCTGTGGAAAATTTTATCCCGCAAATCAAAAATTACCAAGGGAAAGTAGCACAAGGCGCAAAAGAATTGTTAGAAGTTTTTAAAACTACTGAAGAGTGGGGGTTAAGACTTGAAACGATATTTATTTTTGCACATCTTAGAAATGATCAAGACAGCACAGATGCTGTGAATAAAGAAATGTATGCTAAAGCTAGCGGTTTGGTTGCACAATATGGTGCGGAGTGGTCGTTTTTAACACCGGAATTATTAGCTGTTGATGAAAATAAATTAAACAGCTATTTAAACGAATTAGATGATTTAAAAATATATAAATTTGAATTAGAAAAAATTAATAAAAAACGTCCGCATACATTGGATAAAGAACAGGAAAAACTTATTGCAATGGCGAGTGAGGCACTTAATGCCAGTGATGAAACATTTGCAGCTTTAAATAACACTGATGTAATATTTGATGATGTAAAAGACAGTGACGGTAATGAACATACTTTAACTCATGGTACTTATGGTGCGTATATGGAAAGTCCGGATAGAGAACTGAGAAAAAATACTTTCTTTTCATTATATAGTTATTTTGAAAAACATATAAATACACTGGCATCTACTCTGGGAGGAAATTTAAAAGCGAAAAAATACCGTGCGGATACTCATAAATATGTTTCTACACGTAACCATGCTTTATCAGAAAATCTTATCCCGGAAGAAGTTTATGATAATTTAGTATCGGTTGTTAATAGTCATATTGATGAATTGCATAAATACTACAAACTTCACAAAAAAGTAATCGGTTATGAAGATTTTAGATTATATGACAGATCAGTTTCGATGATTGATGGAGAACCTATTAAATTTACCTTTGAAGAAGCACGTGATATTGTGCTGGAGGCGGTAAAACCAATGGGTGAAGAGTATGTCAATGATATGCGAAAAGCATTTGAAGAGCGTTGGATTGATATTTATCCAAATAAAGGGAAACGTTCAGGTGCTTATTCATGGGGAGGTTATAAGACAAAACCGTTTATCTTATTGAACTTTGACGGTACATTAAATGATGTTTACACATTAATTCATGAGTTAGGTCATTCTATGCACTCTTATTATACAAGAAAACATCAACCGGTGGTTTACGGCGGATATTCAATTTTTGTTGCAGAGGTTGCGTCTACATGTAATGAAGCATTATTAACAGAATATTTGTATAATAAATTCGAAAAAGAGGGTAATAAAGAAGCGATGCTAAGAGTACTTAACCAAGCATTGCAAGGTTTTGTTGGAACAGTATTCAGACAAACTCAGTTTGCAGAATTTGAACACATGATGAACCGCCATTTACAAAATGGTGGGGCATTAACGGCAGAGTTTTTAAACACGGAGTATCTAAAACTTATTAAAAAATATTACGGTGATGTATTTGAATATGATGAGGAAATTAAATATGAGTGGTCAAGGGTACCGCATTTTTATTATAACTACTACGTATATCAATATGCAACAGGATATTCGGCTGCACAAGCTCTATCACGTTTAATTTTGGAAGATAGTAAAAATGCAAAAATATATATTGATGAATTTTTATCAAAAGGGGATTCGAATTATCCTATAGCTGTTTTAAAAAATGCCGGTGTAGATATGTCTAAGCCGGAAGCTATTGAATCGGCATTACAAGATTTTGCAGAAAAAATAGCTAAATTTGAAAAATTATATTTTGAAAAATAA
- a CDS encoding metallophosphoesterase, with translation MNYKKLALALSIVSAASLIKQNKKLKLSHFNLPFKNLPKNFHNFKIAHISDIHSAKIGISDLIFIKKLKNEHPDIIVITGDMLDSYKNDMDCVYNILSQISEIAPTYFVSGNHELRLPDEYEKLKTILAKLGIVNLNNSNVFLTKENENINLAGVEDYNFFKKSLDHRNSFNTKLNNLHSNDKFNILLSHRPEKIKNYVLTGFNLVLSGHAHGGQWQIPFIGGVFSPSQGFFPKYSKGIYKENNTTLVVSCGLGNSSFPLRINNQIELVIITLKKF, from the coding sequence ATGAATTATAAAAAATTAGCATTGGCACTATCTATTGTGAGTGCCGCTTCTTTAATTAAACAAAATAAAAAATTAAAACTAAGTCATTTTAACTTGCCGTTTAAAAATCTTCCGAAAAATTTTCATAATTTTAAAATCGCTCACATTAGTGACATTCACTCCGCTAAAATTGGCATTAGTGATTTAATTTTTATAAAAAAATTAAAAAATGAACATCCCGATATTATAGTTATTACCGGAGATATGCTTGATAGTTACAAAAATGACATGGACTGTGTTTACAATATTCTCAGCCAAATATCTGAGATTGCACCGACTTATTTTGTTTCCGGTAATCATGAATTACGACTTCCTGATGAATATGAAAAACTTAAAACTATTTTAGCTAAACTTGGAATTGTCAATTTAAACAATTCTAATGTTTTTCTTACTAAAGAAAATGAAAACATAAATTTGGCAGGTGTTGAAGATTACAACTTTTTTAAAAAATCTTTAGACCATAGAAACTCTTTTAATACTAAGTTAAATAACTTACACTCTAATGATAAATTTAATATCCTTCTATCGCATCGCCCGGAAAAAATTAAAAATTACGTCCTCACAGGCTTCAACTTAGTTCTTTCCGGTCATGCACATGGCGGACAATGGCAAATTCCTTTTATCGGCGGAGTATTTTCCCCAAGTCAAGGATTTTTCCCAAAATATTCAAAAGGAATATATAAAGAAAATAATACAACTCTGGTTGTTTCTTGTGGTTTAGGTAACAGTTCATTTCCACTTAGAATAAACAATCAAATAGAATTGGTAATAATCACACTAAAAAAATTTTAA